The Leguminivora glycinivorella isolate SPB_JAAS2020 chromosome 2, LegGlyc_1.1, whole genome shotgun sequence DNA window GAGTCTGGTCAGTGCTGTCAAGGATGGCTTGCAAATCTATAAAATAATCTTCTGCTTTCTTCTCCTCAACTTCAGGTGTTTCCTAAAAAAAAGTTCCTGCTTATAGTTACGTGATGTATTGGTACATAATACATGGACTATTATTAACACACTCTATATTATTTCTGAATAGTGGTAGAGAGTAGACaaacggtacaagaaattttgTGAATTGACCTGCCTATTTCTATCTCCATCtcaaatattaaattcattGGCTCTCCTGCTTGCACAGTGACATTGatagtaaaattattttatgagaTAAGCATGCATATGAACACACTGTACCTATTATATCTTACACAACTAGCGAAAAGATTGGCTGACCAAACATTTTCAATAGTTACCACAATCATCGAGAGTGCCAGTTGCCCCAGCACATTCACATTCACAGGGAACAGACTGTACAATTTTATCTTGTTCTGCAGAAGTTTCGCGATATCCGTAGTCTTGATGTCCATCGTCCGCAAACATATTTTGCACTCTATCGGCTCGCCAGACATCACAATGTTGCGAACACAACCTTCGCATAAGGAGTGCCCACATTTTATGAAAAGAGGAATATTCGATTTCGGTTCCGGTGCCAAGCCTGTGGGGAAGCGAGAACAAGTATTTGTAATAATATGATTTCATGATGAAATGGATAATGGTTTAACTTTGCATACTTACTTTTTAAGCTGTATGTTTGACAACAGTTAGGGCACGAGTTTATAATTTTGTCGTCCATATTGTAACTTTCATAAGATATAGCTTTTTTCAGTCATATTAATCCGTAACACAAAAGGTAACTCCAGCTACCCTTAAAAcacaatgaaaatgctgatggtGATGTTGATGTTCCAGTTTTCGGCTTTTCGAGTTTTCGCAAATAACCAGAAACAAAAAACTTTTACTCTTTTCAAGTGACATTTGATGTGTTGCAAGTCGTAAAATACTGTCAAATGTGTATGGCAAATGGACGTACCAGACTAGACCATCACTTTTGTCCTGTGGTTTGGAccccatggactttcaatagggactgagctcacactttttttgccatactaaattgaactttatcaccggtacAGAAAGGCGTTgttatcagactagtaaaagtgtgtccacatgagagggtcaaagttggggctggtgtccctctcgcacgtgtgaccagttgTCGCCACCCCTCTCCTAGCCGCCTACGGTACATTTACGAGTCCGTAAAGGAGAAGGATGGCaacttatttgtgtgtgtgtggtcaaTATATATACTGACCACCAAACAGAATGCATGGTATACATACCTGACATTTCTATAGATGATTCCTCATCCACGCTCACGCTGTCCCAACCTTCTCGGGGCCAGGTGAGCCTCTGATCTGCTTCGCTTGCTTTTATGTTACGGCGGCTGATTGTCACTCCGTGATCTGTGGGTTTTAAGTGCTCATGAATATGGTATTCTCCTAACAACCGTCCCTTAGAACATACATCAtcgtcatactactcatactaagGATTGATCTTATTCAACCAGACAGGGTACACCAAATACATCTTCCTCGGACGCCTACACGCCCAAGTGGATAGTCGAGACGTACCGCCACACTACGGCACGTCTGTCTGGAGCTCGGCGGGTGTGAGGACGTGCTGAACTGTCAACACCCTCGTACCTATCATACCGACTCTTCTGGAGAACTCGTCTTCCAGGATTGATAACAGTGAGGGCCGTCGGCGCacctctcgacccccggcgacctcgtctttccgggctgagccaggtacgccgccgacgtgcccctcgacccccggcgacctcgacccccgggctgagccgagCACGCCGTGGACTTGCACCTCACCCTCTGGCGATCTAGTCTTACCAGGATTGAGAACAGTGAGCCGTCGACGTacctctcgacccccggcgacctcgacccccgggctgagccaggtacgccgccgacgtgcccctcgacccccggcgacctcgacccccgggctgagccgagCACGCCGCGGTCTCACCATGATTGAGTATGCATGCTTATTCTAAGTGTGTCTACCTGTCACTTACCGGCACCTTTAGCGTGCCTTGTCTGCTTGCGCCTCTGGAGAACTAGTCTTCCAGGATTGAGTACCATACTTACTATTTAGATAAACAACTCGGCACCTAGTGGCACCTTTAGTGCGCCTTGTCTGTTACTAAGATAATCGAGGTAATAGCCTTTAGTTAGATATGGAAACAATTGTAAGAGATACCATTACACCACTGTGAGCCaccaagtataaataaatacttagcttTAGTCGTCTCTGCAATATCTGGATAGCACGTGGATCACTTCACTGTGTGTTACACTTTTAAGTACTGGCGCGTTTCTCGCGCCTCGTGGAATGTCTACGTGGCACGTAGTTTGACAACTTTGAGATACTTACTATGGCTCCACCCAGAGGGCGCCGCCAGTGTTGCCGCAGGGGAATATTCTTGGGGCTCTATAGTTTCGCGTTGGTCGCGACACTCCCCACTACAGGCAGCAAAACTGCGACTAAGTTGCTGGTCCACTCCTTAATCTTCTCAAGAGCACGAAGCGCCGCTGCTCTCTTAGGTCTGGACTCGTCGTGATGTTCAGCCGACGCGATGTTCTCTAGGTGGTGCGTTTCAGGATCAGTGTTCTCGCAGAACGTCATGTCTTTGACTGCGAGTGGGTCTGGTTCGGGTATGGACTTAGGCTCAGGCTCGTGTAACTGACTAGATGCAGGCTCTAATAAGACTGAATCAGACGGTATTTCTTCTGACTCGTTTAATTCTGTTAATTGATAAGATTTCTGCTCAGAAGTCTTAAGAACGTCGTTAGTGGATTCTTTCATCACGTCGTCCCTTCTTGTTGGATGTGGGATGTCAGGAACCTGTACAGATTCTTCTACGCTTTCTTCATGTGACGTTTGTTTACACTGTTCCTCTCCATCTTCGATCTCTAACGGGTAGAGATGCGCG harbors:
- the LOC125237075 gene encoding uncharacterized protein LOC125237075 isoform X3, which encodes MMEDLIDYQKPLLFLKRESITALLLRTLEQCKQTSHEESVEESVQVPDIPHPTRRDDVMKESTNDVLKTSEQKSYQLTELNESEEIPSDSVLLEPASSQLHEPEPKSIPEPDPLAVKDMTFCENTDPETHHLENIASAEHHDESRPKRAAALRALEKIKEWTSNLVAVLLPVVGSVATNAKL